The proteins below come from a single Marinobacter bohaiensis genomic window:
- a CDS encoding malate dehydrogenase: protein MKVSVIGMGNVGSSLAFVLAMKHIVKELVLVGRSRESVLGDVLDLRHGQLFVSTPTQVNAGTLADTAGSDIIAMCASVPTPKHMRSRMELAQGNVDLMREIMPELARLSPESTIVMVSNPVDVLVHYALKFTGFRPNQVLGTGTLVDSSRFRQLLAEELRIHTEDIRAYILGEHGDSQFPAMSCAEAGGEPLDPTPGRFALFEKASRAGFEVLKHKGCTNYAIALAAAFIIESIALDAKHTMPVSLRVDGFQGVTDVCLSLPAVIGGNGIERVLHPRLNEREQQAFLHSASTVRNVIESVAGEAVT from the coding sequence ATGAAAGTATCCGTCATCGGCATGGGCAATGTCGGTTCGAGCCTGGCGTTTGTCCTGGCCATGAAACACATCGTCAAGGAACTGGTTCTGGTGGGGCGCAGCCGGGAATCGGTGTTGGGGGACGTCCTGGACCTGCGCCACGGCCAGCTGTTCGTCAGCACACCCACCCAGGTCAACGCCGGAACCCTGGCGGACACGGCCGGTTCCGACATCATCGCCATGTGCGCGTCGGTGCCCACGCCCAAGCATATGCGTAGCCGCATGGAGCTGGCCCAGGGCAACGTGGACCTGATGCGTGAGATCATGCCGGAACTGGCGCGTCTGTCGCCGGAAAGCACGATCGTGATGGTGTCCAACCCGGTGGACGTACTGGTCCACTATGCGCTGAAGTTTACCGGCTTCCGGCCCAACCAGGTGCTGGGCACGGGCACGCTGGTGGATTCCTCGCGTTTCCGTCAGTTGCTGGCGGAGGAGTTGCGGATCCACACCGAGGACATTCGCGCTTATATCCTGGGCGAGCACGGCGACAGCCAGTTTCCGGCCATGAGCTGCGCCGAGGCCGGTGGTGAGCCGCTGGACCCGACGCCGGGTCGTTTCGCCTTGTTCGAGAAGGCCTCGCGAGCCGGCTTCGAAGTGCTCAAACATAAGGGCTGCACCAACTACGCCATTGCCCTGGCCGCGGCCTTCATCATCGAGAGCATCGCTCTGGACGCCAAGCACACCATGCCGGTCAGCCTGCGGGTGGACGGTTTCCAGGGGGTAACGGACGTTTGCCTGAGCCTGCCGGCGGTGATTGGTGGCAACGGGATCGAACGGGTATTGCATCCCAGGCTGAACGAGCGTGAGCAGCAGGCTTTCCTGCACAGCGCGTCGACCGTGCGCAACGTCATCGAGTCGGTGGCTGGGGAAGCGGTGACTTAG
- a CDS encoding Lrp/AsnC ligand binding domain-containing protein gives MVELDRIDRSIMRELQKNARVTVTELASRVGLSKTPCQVRMRRLEEQGYITGYTALINQTKLGLSHIAFAQVTLNDTSSKALAAFNDAINQISAVEQCHMIAGNFDYLLKVRTRNMAEYRQVLGEQISALPHVLQTSTFVVMENVKDMAG, from the coding sequence ATGGTCGAACTGGACCGAATCGATCGCTCCATTATGCGCGAACTGCAAAAGAACGCGCGCGTCACCGTTACGGAGCTGGCCTCCCGGGTCGGCCTCTCCAAAACCCCTTGCCAGGTCCGCATGCGCCGGCTGGAAGAGCAGGGCTACATCACCGGCTACACCGCACTGATCAACCAGACCAAGCTGGGGCTGAGTCACATTGCCTTCGCCCAGGTCACCCTGAACGACACCAGCAGCAAGGCCCTGGCCGCCTTCAACGACGCCATCAACCAGATCTCGGCGGTGGAGCAGTGCCACATGATTGCCGGTAACTTCGATTATTTACTGAAGGTCCGCACCCGCAACATGGCCGAGTACCGCCAGGTCCTGGGCGAGCAGATCTCCGCCCTGCCCCACGTCCTCCAGACCAGCACTTTCGTGGTGATGGAGAACGTGAAGGATATGGCCGGCTAA
- the hpaD gene encoding 3,4-dihydroxyphenylacetate 2,3-dioxygenase, producing MSLNDFVLNPPFNVTRTSHVVLNVSDLEASKHFYTELVGLVVSDEDANSVYLRGLEENGHHSLVLNKSPNAGKCARIGMRVLTDDDIHAAQDYFGSRGIDCQLVDVPFQGPTLHVTDSTGVPLELTSSMERRPRMMKEYNHYRGASAQRIDHYQIQTHDVRRAYEFYQPLGFRLSEYTFSKREDGGENLWGVWMQRKGNPHDIVFTNGLGPRLHHFAYTLPDTNDMIRACDVAGSLGYATRLERGPGRHGISGALFVYFRDPDGHRVELFNTHYQHIDLEPPLAWDLADPKRADQWGFPAQKKWFAEASPFVGTEPREPNIKVDPPTLERFLALVNE from the coding sequence ATGAGCCTGAATGATTTCGTCCTGAACCCACCCTTCAACGTGACCCGCACCAGTCACGTTGTGCTCAATGTGAGCGATCTGGAAGCCAGCAAACACTTCTATACCGAACTGGTGGGGCTGGTGGTCAGCGATGAGGACGCCAACAGCGTCTACCTGCGAGGGCTGGAGGAGAACGGTCACCACAGCCTCGTGCTTAACAAGTCGCCGAACGCCGGCAAATGCGCCCGGATCGGCATGCGGGTACTGACCGACGACGACATCCACGCCGCCCAGGACTACTTCGGCAGCCGCGGCATCGACTGCCAGCTTGTCGACGTGCCTTTCCAGGGCCCAACCCTGCACGTCACCGACAGCACCGGTGTGCCATTGGAGCTGACGTCTTCCATGGAGCGACGTCCGCGGATGATGAAGGAATACAACCACTACCGCGGTGCCAGCGCCCAGCGCATCGATCACTACCAGATCCAGACCCACGACGTACGCCGCGCTTATGAGTTCTACCAGCCGCTGGGATTCCGGCTCAGCGAGTACACTTTTTCCAAGCGCGAGGATGGCGGCGAGAATCTGTGGGGCGTCTGGATGCAGCGCAAGGGCAACCCGCACGACATCGTCTTTACCAACGGGCTGGGACCGCGCCTGCACCACTTCGCCTACACCCTCCCCGATACCAACGACATGATCCGCGCCTGCGACGTGGCCGGATCCCTGGGCTATGCCACCCGTCTGGAGCGCGGCCCGGGGCGCCATGGCATCAGCGGCGCACTGTTCGTCTACTTCCGCGACCCGGACGGCCACCGCGTCGAGCTGTTCAACACCCACTACCAGCACATCGACCTGGAGCCGCCACTGGCCTGGGATCTGGCCGACCCCAAACGGGCCGATCAGTGGGGGTTCCCGGCGCAGAAGAAATGGTTTGCCGAAGCGAGTCCTTTCGTGGGGACCGAACCGCGCGAGCCCAACATCAAGGTGGACCCACCGACCCTGGAGCGATTCCTGGCGCTGGTGAACGAATAG